Proteins encoded within one genomic window of Natronobeatus ordinarius:
- a CDS encoding DEAD/DEAH box helicase: protein MSDENPFKPGDRVSFFGGEGIVVRVDDDCLLIHTDDGRIVKQKPDLPLVSKMVDFESGEKVQFPGGEGEIIKIEKRPDRADLLYVHTTDGGLKTVPADKKGVEPLASIADQLSLEQFDTGSRFDLLEKAVRLDLAYRFDRFISLEGNRIDVTPHQVEAAHEILSSHDQRYLIGDEVGLGKTIEAGIVIEELLARGRAERALIVTPASLKTQWQEEMKDKFDQEYVIYDRNYVNSVCQTASKDEVWEQDDLIITSIDFAKQDDMLEALENTEWDIAVFDEAHHLTARKENDGSLSKTDRYNVGEAVSPNTDALLFLTGTPHKGKHDQFYLMIDLLEPYRFEDEHDISPEKLRDVMIRRLKSNPNMVHSDGSPMFPEKKIHTRPVEFSEQEHRLYEDITDYLQNHYRLGEEQESHTAGFTMVIYQKRLVSSIRAIQRSLEKRARILRNGGQNGSLSLVVKKLLPQYRERPETLTDKQRERIEDELQEVSGGQGPEHLKKELEVLEGLIERARSINVDSKARELREFVEGLLSKDSDEKVLVFTEYTDTLEYLRDEVLDDHDIAQIHGSMGQQVRREQVEKFRNEANVMLATDAAREGINLQFAHIMINYDLPWNPIRIDQRMGRLHRYGQTRDVHIHNLFVNDTRESEILEQLIEKIDRIESDLGMHSDVLGMVLDDSDFDLEERIMDAVTNNESSKKVVDDLDRIIEERKEAVKTVQDNFLISDQFGESDLEEIQELIEESRKDHVGQSEVRELLELFFVEFDGEISERSDSRYSGEVFSIDVPGVIELSSDEIRGSYTRATFDQEIAKEDSNLEFLSVNHPVVQSIVEYCLDGNWIDGRTVVKRTADESAELGLKCNFRLSYETADGRNETEEFVSLYVSGDGDVWSEIPDSDSSISPDKVGDHPEIDPITKNARELIDVAKREAQHQVEAMAEEAEKEKEESVDIKRQHAERYFENAIDTWETRLEGYQRDHQKEKNMELPIRNAKSKLKELREQRKHEFEQLREEESVLPKAPELVNAAVIVPENT from the coding sequence GTGTCAGACGAGAATCCGTTCAAACCCGGGGACAGGGTATCGTTCTTCGGTGGAGAGGGAATCGTTGTTCGCGTAGATGATGATTGTCTCCTTATTCATACGGATGATGGTCGCATAGTTAAACAGAAACCGGATCTTCCCCTGGTGTCAAAGATGGTTGATTTTGAAAGCGGTGAGAAGGTACAGTTCCCCGGCGGCGAGGGTGAAATCATAAAGATCGAAAAGCGCCCTGATCGTGCCGATCTGCTCTACGTCCACACAACTGATGGCGGCCTCAAGACGGTACCTGCCGACAAGAAAGGAGTCGAACCGTTAGCGAGTATTGCAGACCAGCTCTCACTTGAGCAATTCGACACGGGATCGAGGTTCGATCTCCTCGAAAAAGCCGTCCGTTTGGATCTCGCCTACCGATTTGATCGATTTATATCACTCGAGGGAAACCGGATTGATGTGACGCCCCATCAGGTCGAAGCAGCTCACGAGATACTGAGTTCGCACGATCAGCGCTACCTCATCGGCGATGAGGTCGGGCTCGGGAAGACCATCGAGGCAGGAATCGTTATCGAAGAGTTGCTCGCCCGCGGTCGGGCTGAGCGGGCCCTGATCGTCACTCCCGCCTCGCTCAAAACGCAATGGCAGGAGGAGATGAAGGACAAGTTCGATCAGGAGTACGTCATTTACGACCGCAATTACGTGAATAGCGTCTGTCAAACGGCTTCAAAAGACGAGGTGTGGGAACAGGACGATCTAATCATTACTTCGATCGATTTTGCCAAGCAGGATGATATGCTCGAAGCCCTCGAGAATACCGAGTGGGACATTGCAGTCTTCGACGAAGCTCATCACCTGACTGCTCGAAAAGAGAACGACGGGTCGCTCAGTAAAACAGACCGATACAATGTCGGCGAGGCTGTTTCTCCCAACACTGATGCACTGCTCTTCCTGACCGGAACACCGCACAAAGGGAAACACGATCAGTTCTATCTCATGATCGATCTCCTGGAGCCATACCGCTTCGAGGATGAACACGATATTTCCCCAGAGAAGCTCCGAGATGTGATGATTCGACGTCTCAAGAGTAATCCGAATATGGTTCACTCTGATGGCTCTCCGATGTTCCCGGAAAAGAAGATCCACACGCGCCCAGTCGAGTTCTCTGAACAGGAACACAGGCTCTATGAGGACATCACCGATTATCTCCAGAATCACTATCGACTGGGTGAAGAACAGGAATCGCACACAGCTGGGTTTACGATGGTTATCTACCAGAAGCGACTGGTCTCCAGTATCCGTGCAATACAGCGCTCACTCGAGAAACGAGCTCGGATTTTGCGAAATGGTGGCCAGAATGGGAGTCTCTCACTGGTAGTCAAGAAGCTGCTGCCACAGTATCGAGAACGACCAGAAACTCTCACCGATAAGCAGCGTGAGCGTATTGAAGATGAGTTGCAGGAAGTTTCTGGCGGTCAAGGTCCCGAACATTTAAAGAAGGAGCTGGAGGTTCTCGAAGGACTTATTGAGCGCGCTCGATCGATCAATGTGGACTCGAAAGCTCGAGAACTTCGAGAGTTTGTGGAAGGTCTGCTTTCGAAGGACTCGGATGAGAAGGTTCTCGTATTCACCGAATACACGGACACGCTCGAGTATCTCCGTGACGAGGTTCTCGATGATCACGATATCGCCCAGATCCACGGATCGATGGGACAACAGGTTCGTCGAGAACAGGTCGAGAAATTCCGCAACGAGGCGAATGTGATGCTGGCGACCGATGCGGCCAGGGAGGGTATCAACCTCCAGTTCGCGCACATCATGATAAACTACGACCTGCCCTGGAACCCGATCCGTATCGACCAGCGGATGGGTCGTCTCCATCGATACGGCCAAACCCGAGACGTCCATATCCACAACCTCTTCGTAAACGATACTCGAGAAAGCGAGATTCTCGAACAGCTGATCGAGAAAATCGACCGGATCGAAAGCGATCTCGGAATGCACTCGGACGTACTGGGAATGGTACTCGACGACAGTGATTTCGACCTCGAAGAGCGGATTATGGACGCGGTTACGAACAATGAGTCGAGTAAGAAAGTCGTCGACGATCTCGATAGAATTATCGAAGAACGCAAAGAGGCAGTGAAAACGGTACAGGACAACTTCCTCATCAGTGACCAGTTCGGAGAGTCCGATCTCGAAGAGATACAGGAGTTGATCGAGGAGAGCAGAAAGGATCACGTCGGTCAAAGCGAGGTTCGTGAGCTCCTCGAGCTGTTTTTCGTGGAGTTTGATGGAGAAATCTCAGAACGGAGTGACAGTCGCTACAGCGGAGAAGTGTTCTCAATCGATGTCCCGGGGGTCATCGAACTGAGTAGCGACGAGATTCGTGGTTCGTATACGCGAGCAACGTTCGACCAAGAGATTGCGAAAGAGGACAGTAACCTGGAGTTCCTGTCGGTGAATCACCCCGTCGTACAGTCCATTGTTGAGTACTGCCTCGACGGGAACTGGATCGATGGGCGAACGGTAGTGAAACGTACCGCTGACGAGTCGGCTGAACTAGGTCTCAAGTGTAACTTCCGGCTCAGTTATGAAACGGCAGACGGGAGGAACGAGACTGAGGAATTCGTATCTCTGTATGTAAGCGGTGATGGGGACGTCTGGTCTGAAATACCCGATAGCGATAGTTCGATTTCACCGGACAAAGTCGGGGATCACCCGGAGATCGATCCGATAACAAAGAACGCCAGAGAGCTGATTGATGTAGCCAAGAGAGAAGCACAGCACCAAGTTGAGGCGATGGCTGAAGAGGCAGAGAAGGAAAAAGAAGAAAGCGTTGACATCAAGCGTCAGCACGCGGAGCGGTATTTCGAAAACGCCATTGACACCTGGGAAACCCGTCTGGAGGGGTATCAACGGGATCACCAGAAAGAGAAGAATATGGAACTCCCGATTCGGAACGCGAAATCCAAACTTAAGGAGCTTCGTGAGCAGCGAAAACACGAATTCGAGCAATTACGAGAGGAAGAATCGGTT